One stretch of Punica granatum isolate Tunisia-2019 chromosome 5, ASM765513v2, whole genome shotgun sequence DNA includes these proteins:
- the LOC116207898 gene encoding putative receptor-like protein kinase At3g47110: MGRKGGYNFRDQRITTITHPISESNFTSAGPKLSIRNDTFWYRDLVNLKLLALYDNLFTGKIPDSIGRLSILHQFSVHHNNISGIIPSSIGTMISLNQIFLGENMLEGTIPASIGNCTCHISQ, translated from the coding sequence ATGGGGAGAAAAGGAGGATACAACTTCAGGGATCAGAGGATAACGACAATTACACACCCCATCTCTGAATCCAATTTCACTTCGGCTGGACCAAAACTTAGTATCAGGAATGATACCTTCTGGTATAGGGACCTGGTAAACTTGAAGCTTCTTGCATTGTATGACAATTTGTTTACAGGAAAAATTCCCGATTCCATCGGGAGACTTTCCATCCTGCATCAATTCTCTGTCCACCATAACAATATCTCCGGAATAATTCCATCATCCATCGGGACTATGATTTCCCTGAATCAGATCTTCCTAGGAGAGAATATGCTAGAGGGAACTATTCCTGCTTCTATTGGGAACTGCACATGCCACATATCTCAATGA